ACTGCAAAGGCCCTTTTCGCTGCATTGCTTTGCTTCCAGACAACGTTTTTTCAGTGTCCATTTTGACAGTTCTATAACACTTTTAACAATTGTAATCTTTCAACTAACCCCATCTAGTTCCGAAAGTTTGTTGAAGTGGGTCAGACCATATTTTTTATATCACTTCACCCTAGCCTCCTTCATTCCCTCAATCACATTTTTGAATTTGTGATTTGCAATTGGGCAAATTATTGGTTATATTTATgcatcttttttatttattttttgtttaacatttatttaactaggcaagccagttaagaacaaattcttatttacaatgacggcctaccccggacaacgcttggccaattgtgtgccgccctatgggactcccaatcacggccggatgtggtacagcctggattcaaaccagggattgtagtgacgcctcttgcactgagatgcagggccttagaccgctgcgccactcgtgaGCCCTAAGACGATGTActctcacttcctctcctctatgttaTAATGATCTTTATCCAGTTAACTTACGAACATCTTTTCAAAGTCCTTTGACTTTAGTGGTAATATTCAAGAACACACTGTGAATACAACATTTTGAGAGAGTTGCACTTTTCAAAGTGCACTATTTTTTCTATTAATTAAAGGGTAAAAATGTATCAACATATAACATTTATTCTTCTATGCTCCTATCATTATTTATTAAACTGTCTCACACGATTTGTTTATAGCGATTCCATCTGCAGCTCACTATACTGTAGATTTTCCCATGAGTGAGTGGTTAGGGTTTGGATTAGGGTTAAGGTAGCAAACAAAAACCCTCCCCCAAAACACGTATGCTACTGTTGAACACACTCCTGGTTACCAGCTTAGGGCGACTAATTCAATAACTAAAATGTTCTTCCCCTTGTGTCAGCATTTCCTTTATAGTGCTGTATGAGTTCACCATACGCTGAATAGGCTACAATAAGTAGCATTGCAACCCAAAATAATACATAAGAAGGTCTCTGCATAGGGCATAACACCTCATTTGAATACcaacaaaatatgaaataaaCTGCTATTCAAACCCATTGTCAATGAAGGTACAACATGGCCTTTTTATCATAACTGGATTATCATCAAGACGAATCCATGAAAGAAATTGAAAAAACACACATGGCTTTTTTGgtagccatatatatatataatatatatccaCACTCGTACCACACATTTCACAAAGTTCAAGATATTTCACAACAACAGCACCAAAGAGCTTTGATTGATTTATCACCTCCCTCTTttacattcattcattcattatttTGCAGATATACTAATCATCTATTAATTACAGACGTGAATAatttacaataaaataacaattttaGGTAcaattctcattttctttcttttcttttacACTACAGTAATTTCACTCAGTCACCTCATGCTCATTTCCCTCCAAACCTTCCGCCATGGTGACtgatcttaaaacatttcagatgaGAAAAGTTATTGTCTTAAAGATTTCAAAGCCTTCTGCACTGTTTTCAATCATGTTGCATCAAGCTCAATTCTGTATATCCAACTATGCAAGCAGCTTTCTGAAGTTCAAAAGCTTTCCCAGAACtctttcctccatcagctctttTCCCCACCTCACATTTCCAAGCTTTACTCCAACTCTTATCTGTACACGTACATCTGGACTACCACTCTAATATTATTGAAATCACAGACGAAAAAGTGGAATACTGcatctttaagacatgaaagtcacaAATTTAGACTGTGTTAAAAATAATATTGGGAAAACCCTCACAGAACCATTTAGAAAACAACTAACACAGAACCATTTAACTATCATACGGTATGACAACATTTTTCTTTAGTTTGTTTTGGgccaaaaataaaaacaaatacaaactGGTATAAAAGACTGTTATTGTAGCTTAATATTGGAAAACTGCATATGTAAATGAAATTTGCATGTTAAATACCTGTGTTCCTCATGAGTATCTGCAAATGGAAAAAGAGACCTGCGATATTTCCGTAAACAGAAATGTTATATTTGACAAAGGGCCGAATTAACTCCAAGTTCACCAGGCCGTCCTGAACTGACAGTCTGTCACCTGAATTGCACAAGCTGTAGTGCTTGATAACTCTAAGTCTACACACTGTGACACAAGTCTACCCAAAACAAGCAAATAAGAAAACACAAAATCAAAAACGGTACCATGATGTTACACCCTTGGCCAACCACTCAAAAGCTTTGTATGTATTGTGTCAATTACCTCCAGTAGCTAAACATTTGTGATGTGTTACCCAAACATTAACAGACTCATTTTCTGTGCTTTTTTTGGGGATTACTATTGCAGATAAATAAATGTGAGAAAATGTGGCAAAAAAATAAAATTCTGCTCCTTAGTAATCTCATGGATATTTGTTCCTCTGATCATTTGTATTGAAATTTAGAACTTGGAGATTCAATTTTAATTTAGTGCATAAGTAAGAATGAAAATGTATACAtgtgtatgtttttgttttcCTCCCTCTGAGAGGCATCAGATGTTCAGTTGGATTTACACgaacaacaaccacaacacaaaCAGGACAGAAGAGGGTGAAACAAACAAACTAAACCAAGACAATAAAAAACAAGGAGAACAACAAAGCAAATCAAAATCCTTTGAGAAACATCATTCCAAAACGTTTTTGTCCACACTCTCCTTCCCATTGGTCCGTGAGTAAGGTTCAAAAGCAGAAGAGCTCAGATAGCGGGCAGACAGTTCCTGCAGGTTCCCGGCCAGGGAGCCGGCCATGGAGAGCGGGTTGGAGGACATGCGGGTGGCCACGCTGCCAAGCAGAGAGGGCATGGGGAAGCTGAACAGGCCGTGAGCTGATGGGGAGTTCTGGAGGCCTGCCACCGTCCCTGAGCTCGTCACTATAGGTAGAGGGGGACTGCCGCCGGCTGTCCCTGAGCTGgcaccactgctgctgctgctgcttccgtTGCTGACCATGCCCATGGAGGGTCCTCGCAGGGCGGCACCCAGGGTGCCGTTGCCACAGTGCTGCAGGAGCCCCGGCAGGCCTGGTGGCGTGAGGAGCCGGCCCTGCTCCAGAAGTCTCAATACACTGCAGGTGGCCGCCGTCTCTGACACCACCGAGCGCAGCTCTGAATCTTTGCCCTGGTCCTTCTTCTGCTTTGTGCGTCGGTTCTGGAACCAAACTTTAACCTTGAGGGGAGGACAAAAAAACGCTCCAAAATCAGCCAGAAAATAAGTAGTAGAAACCTTCAGCAACAGGGTCTATTTGCAAAAGCCAAATTAACATACTTTGGTTAATATGTATTATTTTCTAATATCTGTAGGCATTTATTGCAACACCAATGTTTGCAGAAAATTACTGAATAATTTGGATTGTGGTAAATAATTACTAATTCCCTTGTGATCTCAGTATAGGTCACTTGATGTCCACATGAATTGAATTGTGATAGTAATAACATTGGTAGCACGATCAGGGATTTAGACCAGGGGGCCCGGCTTCTACCTCTTGACAGATTTAGTAGCTAATTTACAGAAATACGGATTAAATCAAAACCTAATGCCTTGTAAATATTTACATATCAATGTCACATTAATGGATGTTATCAGAGTCACACATATacaatacagtactgtttgtGGTCTAAACTTGAACAAAACTTTCTGTAATGGGAGCCATAAATTACTTTATAACATATTTTTCTTCTAGTGAAATGCAGACTGTAAGGTAAAGTAGCTAGAAATtaataaaatgtatttccatgacCTTAGACATTTTATGAACATTTTAAATAATTAATGAACTCAAAGACATGAAAGTAACAAAAGCAGGGTCATATAGTAAtgagtatatatgtatgtgtggcTGAAGTATACTGTTAGAAGGACATGAGTATAACAAAGTAAAGTGTGCAGAGTGTACAGATAAACATGGCTATTGTATTCCTATTCATGTGGATAAAGAAATAACGTGTTTGTGAAGAGGCCATTTTGACGCTGAAGAAGTAATGTTACTGCATTTGGATTGCACATGTTTGATGGTCATTCAATAATGAAAATAGACCTCTCTTTTCCCATTTGCATTTCATATATTTCTATTTTATATATTCTATTCCTTTTCCAAAAAGGATAATAGgagtttgtatttttttttgcagttttctTCATGTATTTCCCCACCTCTATCAAGTCTGTGGCAATTAAACCTGATTGCTTTCATACGGACCATAATTAGAGTGAATGTGTCTCAATCAATGAGCCTCCAGCTACAGTACCTCAAACTGCAGCTACTTCAATCACATCTGAATAGCATGTTTTCCTCCATCTACTTGTTGTAGATAAACAACTCAGTAATTCTCAAGGTTAGTTGGTCAATCGCAAATCTATTTTACACTCTGGAAGTAAGGAATTACATTATTACCATATTCCCTCATGTTATAAGAATATCCTAAATTATTGGTGAACATCTTTTATCTGAGAGGATACATTTTCAACAAGGTCCAACAAGGGGCTCTGAAGCCAGCAAGCCAAACAAAGATGATTAGGGGTGTACACTTCAGCATATGGCAGTCGTTTCTTAATGTAACACCCCAAGAGTGCATTGGAACAAAATGTTAATTTCATGATGCCATCATTAGAGACCACTTCATCAACGAATGAAGGAGACATTTGAAGATTTAATGCAATCAAGGAGCATGGCGGCGTGCAACATTTAATGTTGCATGTGAAAATACATTAAGAAATTCAAGCCTATTGTCCTCCCTATGAATGGGGACCTAAGGGCTGTGTGAAGTCTAAAGCACCATTATTCTATTCTAAAAACCACCAAAGAATTCTGAATTCATTGTGTGCTGACATGGTAAACTACATGAATACTGTAGCTGAATACAAAATAAAAgcatcaaatgtattggtcaggaaaacatttatttatcattgtaaaatgtatgtatgtatgtgtgtatatatatatatatatatatatatatatatatatatatatatatatatatatatatatatatatatatatgtatatatatgtatatgtatatatatatactcacaCACTAAAGTAGAAATTCCCCGAGGTCAATATTAATATTTCTTGTAATGATCAGAAATGCATGACAGAAACACGTGTCTATGCTGTGACTCAGAAGATAACTTTGCATAATGCTCCAGTCTGACCTCTGTCCAAAGTCAAGCTTGTTTAGGCCCACTGAAACATTCATGAGGTACGTAATAAACATATAAGGTAAATGTGGCTGACTATGCCATTAGCCAGCTTGCAACTAAACTAAGAAATAAAATTGTGCTACAAATATTTGGGACTAAGCTCTGAAGCAGAGAGCAAGATTTCCCTGAAGTGAAAATTATACATTGGAGGGTGACTAAGCTTGGTATCTCGTCGAGAACGAGCAGACAAGTGCAAATACAGTTCACCCACAGTGGGCGCAGTGTGACCTTTCCCTGACCCCACTGCTAAGCATGAGGTGAAagcacttttttatttttttaaggcCTGTGGACTAGAAACATACTGTTTCTGCACTGAAAATGAGCCTCCTTAATGCAACAATTTAGGCTAACAAGGTTATAGAATTTGTTGGGATAGCAGTGATATGAGATGCATAGTTCACTAGGCTAAATACAATGAAAGAGATTTGATTTGAGTTATGTATAGGATCATAACTTAACAATACTATGCTAGAGCTATATGATCAGTGAAGCAGTCTTCCTTTTTCTAAATTATCTTTAACTAATCAGTCAGCTAAATAGAAAATGCCAGGGTTATAGTAAAACTTATAAAGATTGTATTGGAATGGGATATGCTTACAGAAGTCTGATGACAATATAGAAAGCATTGCGTAAGTGAGATAAGTGTGTGTAATCATACACTCTATTTTTCACATTTGAGAGAAGATTTTGAAATACATAAGGGTCGTTCCACGAATAGAGTGCCCTTTATGTCCTTGTGAGATTATCTGTGTACATTTTGATAAACCACTAAATACTCCAATAGTAGTGTTTTCATGTTTGTCAGACTTCTAGGAAGATTGTAACCCacttaatttatttgtattttatttagctaggcaagtcagttaagaacaaattcttattttcaatgaaggcctaggaacagtgggttaactgccttgttcaggagcagaacgacagatttttaacttgtcagctcggggattcgatttggcaacctttcggttactagtccaacgctctaaccactaggcccctTAACCCCAAGATTTcaccaagttttcaccatcattgtaaagccctagttctTTTGTTGCTTTGAAAAAGTAacttctgaagattattatttattcatTGTGATTTAGTGATTAATATTAAACATCTAACATTGAACATCTTATAGTCAAATAATattgtaaaagcaggtgagctggttctactccttttggccattttctggggTTTTGTGGTAGAAAAATGAGTGCAACGAGCATACCATGTCACGCCTGTTACACTAGATCGATAGGCTAGCTCAATTTTTTGgaaagcttgcattcaattgcccctccctgttgtacacaacaagcttccatttcccCTGTCTCAAGGGgagttatggctgatttaagatgaaatcgtcaattttgttacggtcaaccctgttacggtcagcCCTATTACTTTAATTGCCACTTTTATagtcttttttattttacttaacCTCTTGACATTGGAAAACCTattttttatgaagttgaacaagtgctctttatgacagaatgttaaaatggggtgaaaaaaaatatgttattttCTACAAAATTACACTACCCAAAAGGCACTCTATTCGTGGAATGACCCATAACATATCTATGATAACACAGAATGTGGATTTGGTATGTATTTACTCATGGCCAGAGTGAAATAGGTACATGTATTGTGTTGCTTGAATTTACCTGCGTTTCAGATAGATTTAGCTGGCGGGCCAGTTCTGTTCGTTCCCTCCCAACCACATACTGGCACCTCTGGAACTCCATCTCCAGACGATAGAGTTGCTCTGCAGTGAAAGAGGTCCGGGTTCGTTTGGGACGGTCCAAATCCAGTCCCTTTGGCAGAATGATCTCTCGGATAGACCCTTTTGCATCTACAAAAAAGAACAAGTGACCATTGAAGATTTGTCAATGATAACTGTATTCAAAATGTAGAAACACTTTTGGCTCATCATTATCACAACATCAGAATGACCATTCATCATTTTTAGTAATGTGTGTAGGCCTTCTGTTGTCCATGAAATGACCGATTACCGTCAATGAAAGACTTAGGTCTTGTTGCAGTGCATAGCATAAAGCTATATGGAGATATCGAGGATGATTTCATGTTTGCAAAATTGAAAAATTAACCATCCAGGTATGCACATGAATATGGTACATTATTTATATGAATGCATCAAATGCACAACATCAACCACAGTAATATGCATAACTTAAATTAATACACTGATATTTTCCCAACCAACTAGTGTACTTTCCAAACATACTAGGGGATAACCTCAACCACATTAAAAGCAGTCAAAAAAAACAATTAATTCATTTGAAAAAGCACCGTTTACAGAAGAAAGTTGATCAAACGtataaaacaaatacaaaatacaatgatacattattttatttcattGTGATCATTTCCTTTGGTCAACCCATTTAATTGCATCAATACTCTAGTCTAGATTATCATATTTTAGCATCTCAATCAGTACTCTCTCCTAAATAGTAAACTAACCTCAAAATAGTTGTTTTCCCTATAGTTTTCTACAATCAAAATGTAATGTGTAATTTAAAAAGTTGTACTATTGTCATGTAAACGGAAAATAATTAAAGGATATACCTTTAGATAACGTGATATTAATTGTATAACTGTATGAGCTTTTAATGACTTAATAAAAAGAGAGAAATGAGGAAAGATAATAAGGAAAATGTTTTTTCTTAAGAATTTACTCAATGAACTACAATAAATTATTACTTTTTAAATTGTGATTATTTCTCCCATCATCTAAAAGCAGCAAAATATAACCTGAAAGTATAAACATTTATGTTTGAATTTAGTTGTCATTTCGTTGCTAAATTATTTCCATAACAATTAGCAAGGATATATTCATGTTTTCAAACAGTCTCAATGTTTGACCAACTGTGTtaaacagattaaataaatgttgtGCGCTTATTCTGCTACAATTTAGCCCTGAGGCCAGACGCCACTCAGAAAGAGCACTAAAACAACATAACAATTAACTAATTTCTTTGTATTAACTGCATATGAAATACCTTATATTATTTAGAACAAGATGATGTAAGCAAATGCATTTTTACGTACATTATTATTACTCATTCATCATCTGTATCAGAATAAGATAGTGAAAACCTGGGTATCTTATGCTTTGAAACTTCTGTGAATATTGCTTTCAAATGAAATAGTATTTTCATGGAGAGAGATTATATAAAGTAGCATGAAATTCATCCTTCATTTTAAAACCAAATGTACAGTACTTAATATCTTAAATAAATGTGCTCTATGATTCTAGAAGTGTGCTGTATAATTCAATGTCAGAATAAACACAATTGTTGTGAATGCAAACCATTTTGATAGGAGTATATCACAGGGATAAAATGCATAACATTTAAAATTCATAAAAATGTGCAGATAGTACATTTTTATAAAAgtgcaaaaaaaatgtatgtttgtaATTTACTTTAAATTCAAAATGGTTTAAGAAAAAAGCCCAAAATACTTTTACAATGACTAAAACTACCATGAGACAGATAAGAGTGAGTGGGGGTGTGTGTTTTtgatttttttcttctttggCATAATGTTGCACTCTCACCCGAGAACGCCCCGGAAGCTGCTAAAGGGACTATAGCGCATTGCTAACTGATAGTGCCTCATTTCCTTTTTCTGAAGATGAACGAGTGATAAAAACAACAAATAAACCAAATAGCACTCGGGAGAAATTTGCTGCTTTGTGTCAAATATATAAAGTCAAATTAATATATTGAATGATTCTAATGATTGACAAATTTTAGCGATCCAATACCTCAAATAtattgtacatacagtataaaaACAGAGCATTTGGTTGGGAACAATTTAGCAGTATGTCTGTGAAACCAAaagctatttctatgcttcttgAGTCTACACAAAGCCAATACCAGAATCCCATATCCAAAACATCCGTCTGGCAATCCAGCATATCTCACATAGCAAATGATCTTATATCATCCTGTGGATACATATAAAGTAAAGCAATGAGCAAACAGAGTCCATACACTGCAACAGAAGTAAATATGAGTGGACATCCTCTCACCTCGGACAAGTATTCTCCGGCAGTAGTCCGGGTCCCCCGTGCTCCCCCGGTTTTTCTCACAGCTTTCCACCGTCCCAGATGGCGAAAAGGACTCCTGCTGATCCTTTAGGAAGGTTTTGGAAAGGTTTCCCTGGGAATCCTTGCCGTCTTTCCCATCCTTTATGCCGTTCTTCAGCCCCATCCCTGGTTCAGGCTCTTGGTTGTATCTGACCTCCATACTAACTTATCGTCTTCAatgtttctttctttttttcctttGTCAGGTGAAAAAAACAGTGATTACAGAGAGTGTTGCACGTTGTGTTGTCTCAACAGTGTGGCTTTGTTTTAAAACAGCACCTTTTAGACCAGAGAGTCACCTATCTAATGTTCGGGGAACGCTTGCCTCACCTGCCAAGGTGCCCTATTATCGTTGTCCAACTCACTTGCCCAATGATCATGGACTTATCACTGAAACTCAACAGCCTTGTTACATACACATCAGGCTGATAGATGATCTCCAAATAATCAGAGCCATGGACCGACGCACGCTCACTGTTTCAATTGATTACGGTCATTTTGCTGCCTCCACATTTGCGTAGCCTCATGAATACACTAAATTGTTTGGGAAATATATCAGGTCCTAATGGAGGGGTTTGCTCGCTCCGTCCCTCTCTGTCAGCCAGCTCTCAGCCAGGGAATCAAGAGAAATGATTGGTCTCACTTTGCAAAAAAGCCTTCCTGAGCACACAGACACAATCACAGGGGTACGACACTTCCAGAAAAGTTCCCAGGCACATCATTCTTCGATCCCCGAAACATGGCCAGCCATTTTCAGCGTTCTTCGATGTTGGTTGTCTGGCCACGATGGCTAACTTTAAATCGCATTTACTGTGTCTTTCGCCAATGATCGTCCCTCTGCAACATACAGCTCTCACCGCTATAGTGCTATCCcaggcgagagggagggagagagggatagagagagagagagatagagagagaaagtgagagcgagatgagagagagagagaacaagagagaacgaagagaacgagagagactgAGATAGAGAGAAtaaaggagaggcagagagacagaggatacAGAAAAAAGTGAATCCACCCCAATTGGAATTTGTACTGGCCACGACAGCTGATTCACAAAATTCACCCCGCTCTGCTTCACAGGAACTGTGTTAAAGTTTCCTGTGTTGACCCACGTCACTCAGCACGACAAACAACAGCACGAAGAGTAGCCCACAGGTCCTTGTCATTAACGCTGCGTCCCCACCATTCATATATATGCACCACAGAAGCAGTCTGTTGCACTAATACAATCTTAACCTGCACgatctgaaaaacacaaaaatggGACAAAACTTGTCATTAGTGCCTACACTAACACCCCTGGAACGGCCCCCCTCTCCAGCACTCTccttccaccctgctacccacCCACCAACTTTTAGCTATTTTCATTGTCAGAGCAACAATATCTCAGGGAACAGCAGTTGCCAGTAATCCAATAAGACCATTGATTAGGCTACAATGACTCAATTCAAACCAATGGCCTTGTGCAAGGAACATTCTCCGGCCCTTCTCGTCACCTTGTGGGGCCAGAAGCCCTCTTCAAGCTGCCCCCCTCCCTGAACACCATTCATTCCTTTATGGGAAACAGAGAGGAAAAGGAGTGAAAGATGGCAATTATCTAATTGGACTATTAACAAACAATTCTGTGAGTGTGGCTGCCAGGCAGCAAACTTGGGGTGGGTTTAAGGGCCGCATGTTGGACTAACTTTATTCACTGAGTGTTTGGGGGTGGCTGGTTGGAGTGGAGAAGGAGCgattgttaaataaaggtaaaagggGGCTAAAAAGAAAGCGACTGAAGGGGACTTCTGCTTCTCAAGCTGTGTTGCTGAGCTTCAGCCTGGGAAACAGCTTGTACACGCAGCACTGTGGCCTCTCGGGTTCCAACAATGGCTCATCTTGAAAAATCCGGTCCTCAATGGCCAGTTCTACAGCAATATTGCAAAGACAGTACCGCAGAATAGCATGAATATAATGTTAAAATGCAAATTCCATGTTAAAGACCGGAAAATAGTATGCACATTCAACATTTTGAGTATTCGAAAATCAATGGGTGGGCTTGTTGGGAAATTAGATGCTCTATTTTTTTGCCTTAGCTACTTGCATGTTATTTCACAGGCTTCACAGCTAGTTTTCCAATTAATTCCAATGTTTTCATCACAATGTGTTTGTTGTGTTTCTCATTTTTAATTATGAGCTCACTTGAAAGCTTTGCATACATCAAACAAGGTAGTAAAAGAgcacagcagtaacagtagctcTGTACCTGTGTAGTAATGTTGTAATTACTAACGTAACAACATTGTATTAACATGCGGTTAATCACTTTGTAATGGTTATGGGGTTGAGCGTTCTTTGTTAGTGAAATAAGGAACAGTCAAGATACagacacactagacccactccatttgacataccgccccaacagatccacagatgacgcaatctcaattgcacatCACACTGCCCACTCCCTcctggacaagaggggaaataactatgtgagaatgctgttcatagactacagctcagcgttcaacactggggaccctgggactgaacacctccctctgtaactggatcctggacttcctcacGGGATGGCCCAAAGTGGTCAGTGTAGGCAACAACGcctccgccatgctgaccctcagcACGGAGCCTCTCAATGGTGTgtgcttagtctcctcctgtactccctgttcacccacgactacatggccacgcacgactccaaccaCATCATCAAGTTAGCTGACAGTAGATAGATAGACTGGTAGATCACCGAcggtgatgagacagcctacagggaggaggtcagagacttggcagtgtggtgccatgacaacaacctctccctcagagGTAGTAAAGCGCTAAAGAGGGTGGTgcgacggcccagtacatcactggggcctagctccctgccatccaggacctctatatcaggccgtgtcagaggaagtcccaaagaattgtcaaagactccagccacccaagccatagactgtttacTCTGCTACCGTCCACCAAATGGTACCAGACCATTGGCTCTCatgaccaacaggctccgagacagcttctacccccaagccataagaatgctAAATAGCCATAAGAGTGCTAAATAGTCCGGATAACCATCATTATTTACCTATCTGCACCGAccctatcttgcactgactctatgcacactcacaagactatatatacacactatatacagtaccaacactcatacacacactacattgatactcccacacacattcacaaacacacatacacagcacacacacacacacgcacacacatgcataccaacacaacacaaacacacatatacacacacacacaaacacacacttttacactcatcatttgctgctactactctgttctttattttactcttattatctatcctgatgcctagtcactttaccctgccttcatgtacatatctacctcagaTACTTcctacctctgcacattgatctggtactggtacttcctgtatatagctccattcttgtgtattttattcctcttgtgctACTCATTTTCCTTGTATTATAATTTTTTGATTTGTTgggaagggcttgtaagcaagcatttcgtTAAGTCTATACacgttgtattcggtgcatgtgaacTCCATTACTACGCAATCAGATTTCAATAACTAAATTGCTGGTACTAACATGGTTATTACACAAGTATAATAGCAAGTTTATGTAAATTGTTACCAGAACCAGCGAGTATGCTAATACTGGTCAAAGTGCGACTGGTTGAGCACAATATGAAGAGTAAGCCACTGGTTGTGCTGCGGTTACTAAATGGGCATAGCCTTCCCCAGTATCAGTCCTGGCAGAGCAGTGTGTCCTCGGATCAGATGGCAAAAGCAAAATGAATACACTTAGACGCTGCACCCCATGGTGCTGCAGCTTTAGTCAGATTTTCCACTCTATCCAAAAAAGAAGGTTACATCACTCCCAATAATGGGCATGAGACATAACAGTCTGAGAAACAGTAACTTTTGCAACAGAAATAGCACTCTCCTTTAGCATTATCCTCCTACAAATACAGTGGTTTCCGCTTATAAGAATCACAGATAAAATAATTTATGGTGGGATAAAAACTAAGGGAGAGAAACGTTTGTAGATTTACAATTACTTACT
This portion of the Salvelinus namaycush isolate Seneca chromosome 22, SaNama_1.0, whole genome shotgun sequence genome encodes:
- the vax1 gene encoding ventral anterior homeobox 1 — protein: MEVRYNQEPEPGMGLKNGIKDGKDGKDSQGNLSKTFLKDQQESFSPSGTVESCEKNRGSTGDPDYCRRILVRDAKGSIREIILPKGLDLDRPKRTRTSFTAEQLYRLEMEFQRCQYVVGRERTELARQLNLSETQVKVWFQNRRTKQKKDQGKDSELRSVVSETAATCSVLRLLEQGRLLTPPGLPGLLQHCGNGTLGAALRGPSMGMVSNGSSSSSSGASSGTAGGSPPLPIVTSSGTVAGLQNSPSAHGLFSFPMPSLLGSVATRMSSNPLSMAGSLAGNLQELSARYLSSSAFEPYSRTNGKESVDKNVLE